In Chthoniobacterales bacterium, the DNA window AAATCTTTTGCCAGGCGGAAATCAACGAAGGGGTCACGTCCTTCCAGGCTTTGCCGCCGTCGGTCGTTAGGTGAATCAGGCCGTCATCCGTTCCGGCCCAGATCCGCTTCACGTCGAGCGGGGAAGGGGCGACCGCGTAAATGACTCCTCGCCGTTTCGCCTCCGCTGTCGGCGCGGTTCGATACTTCCCGATACTGACCGGCAGCTCGTAGGTGGTACGCGAAAGATCGGGACTGATTCGCTCCCAATTATCTCCGCGGTCGCGCGTTTGCCAGAGCGTATTCCCGGCAAAGAAAAGGAGGTGCGGATCAATTGGCGAGAAAACAACCGGCTGGGTGCGCAGCATCCGGAAGTCCGGCGAACGGAGCGGCACCGGCAAAATGTTTTGATCCTGCCCAGTTCGGCGATCGTAGCGGCTCAACTTTCCACCATAGACAATGTCGGGATCGAGCGGATCAGCGACGACATAGCCGTATTCCTCCGCGCCCACCGGCCGCCAATCGCGAAAGTTGATCGCGCCATCATTTCCGCGGCTGGCGATGCCGACCGACCCACTCTCCTGCTGGCCGCTGTAAAGGCGGTAAGGAAACGCGTTGTCCGCGCTGACATGATAGAGCTGTGCGGTGGATTGGTTGTACCAGGAGCTCCAAGTCGTGCCGCCATTCAAGGTCACAATCGCTCCCTGATCGCTGGCGAGTAAAACGATGTTGGAATCGTTCGGATTAATCCAAACGTTTTGATAATCGTCGCCACCGGGCGCGCCTCGCCAGCCGGTCCAGGTCTTTCCTCCATCGGTCGATTTCCAGCAAACGATACTCGCGGAATAAACGACGTTGGGATCCTTGGGATCGATGCGCACGACCGGCAAATCGCCGCCACCGATTCCAGAGCTGGGCCGCTTGTCTTCCGTCGCTAGCCGCCAGGTTTCCCCGGAATCGTCGGAGCGATAGAGTTTGGAACCGCCCGGCGCGGCGACCGCGGCGACGAGCGTGTTAGGAGAACTCGGTGCGATGGCCAGGTTCGCCTGGATCAGATTGTCCGGGAGCCCGCCGCCGAGGCGCTTCCAGGTCTTGCCGCCGTCGACCGATTTGAAGATGCCGCCGCCGTCGCCGGTCCAGCTGCTGTTTTCCCAAGGACCTTCGCGCGCCTCCCAAAGCGACGCGTAAACGATCTCCGGATTGCGCGGGTCGATCTGCACATCCGCGCCGCCGGTGTTCTCGTCCTTGGAGAGAACTTTCTCGAAGCTCGCGCCGCCATCGAGGGAACGAAAAATTCCGCGCTCTTCGTTAGGCCCGTAGGGATGGCCCGCGACGGCAACGAACAGACGGTTGGCATCCCGGGGATCGATCGCCAGTTGGGCGATCTGTTGTCCATCTCGGAGACCGAGATGCGTCCAGGTCTTGCCGCCATCGGTCGACTTGTAAATGCCATCCCCAACCGAAAGGTCAGGCCGATGCAACCCTTCGCCGCTCCCCACATAAATGATCTCCGGATTGGAAAGCGACACCGCCATCGCTCCGATCGAACCGGTCGGTTGGTCGTCGAAAATCGGCGTCCAGGTCCGGCCGGCGTCCGTCGTTTTGAAGACGCCGCCATTGACCTGCGCCATGTAAAAAACGTGCGGCTGACTCGGAACTCCAGCGATGGCGCGAACGCGTCCGCCGCGGAACGGCCCAACGTTCCGCCAGTGCAAAGCAGTGCCGAAGTCCGTTTGCGCATCCAGTTTGGCCACGAGGAAAAACAACGCCACCGTGAACGCGGCGGTCGAAATACGAGCATGAGAAACGGAGCGGAAGAACGAGAAGAGCATCGAGCCCGCCACCATCAACTGCGCGGAAGTTGAGCGCAACCAGCTCGCGCCACACGAACCAATTGGGAATGAAGTTGAGTTCATTCATGGGGAAGATGCCGGTCCCGTTCGCGGTGCACTGGTGGATGCTGGTTCTGACCGGCCTCCTGTTGGGAGTGGTGGCGACCTTCGTCGATCTCAAGCCGGTGGTGGAAGAGAATTTTTTCTTCGCCGCAAGTGATCCCGGGGTCCGCCAGTCCCAAAAGATCGAGAAGCGTTTTCCGGCTCAGCCCGAGATGATCCTCACGGTATCGGCACGGGATATTTCTTCTCCAAAATACCTCAGCAGACTTCAACGGCTAACCCAGAAAGTCGAAGCGATCGATGAGGTGAGTAGCGTCAAAAGTTTGACGAACGGTCCGAAGAGTTTCCAAGACGCGCGAGCCAGCCCGTTTTGGAGCCGGCTGCTGATCGCCAAAAACGGCAAGGCCAGCAATCTCATTGTCTTCATGGAACGCGGCAAAGACCCGGGCAAGCCCATCAAGCGTCTCGAGGAGATCATGCATGAGCTCGAGGAGAAGGATTTTGAAATTCATTTGGCTGGCGCGCCCTATGTCGTCGAGAGAATCCGGCGCAGCCTGACCCACGACTTCTGGTATTTCAGTCTTACCGCCGTGGTTCTCTTTGGGCTGACCATGGCGGCGATGTTCCGATCGGTGCGCGTCTTTCTCGGAATGCTCGCCACCTGCACGAGTGCGGTCTTGTTGACGTTGCTCCTCCAGTCACTCTTCGGGAAAAAGATCGGTGTCCTGACGGTCAACCTCGGCACCATCGTGTTTGTGGTGGCGCTGTCGCACCTGGTTTACCTGACCTTCAATTGGCAAACCCTCTCCAAACGCCTTGGAAAGGAATCGTCCAGCCTCGTGGCGGCCGCGTTGCGCATGACCTTTCCCGCTTCTTTCTGGTCGATGATTTGCGCTTCGCTTGGGTTCGCCAGCCTGTTGATTGTTCAAGCCCAGCCGTTACGCGAATTGGGATTCGGCGGCGTGCTCGGATCTGTGGTGGCCTTGCTTTGCGCCTACCTGATGTATCCGCCGTTTCTGCGCTGGGCGGTCCCGCACAAAACCAAATTGGTCGAGGTGGAGCCTCCCCGCCGTTTTTGGTCGCGCCGGTTCGTTCTGCCCGCGGCTGCGGTCATTCTGATCAGCGTCGTTTTGGGGTTTGGCCTGTTTCGAGTAAACACCGATCCGAGTCTGCTCGACTACTTCAAGCCGAACGAAGAATTGCGCGAAGGACTCGAATACGTGGACCGCAACGGCGGCTCGAACCCGCTCACCCTTGTCGTCTCCGCGGCGGATGGCAGCAAATTGAACACAGACGCCGCCTACGAGAAGCTCTGGACGCTCCAGGCGGCGCTGGAGAATTACAAAAGCGTGGGAGCGGTAGTTTCCCTTCCGATTCTCCTGGCCGAAGGCGATCGCGCGCCGTTCTCATTTTTCATCAGCTACGAGACGATGATGCGAATGCTCGAGCAGCCCAAGTACTCGCGGATTGGCAAGAGTTTTGTAAACGAGGATCGCACCCAGGCGGTGTTCCTCCTTCGCATGATTGAAACCCGCCGGGACAAACTCCGGTCAGAAGTGGTCGACGATCTGCGGTCCATCGTTCGAAAGCACGGATTCAAGCCCGCCCTGGTCGGCGGCATTTATTATTTGCAAGGTCGACTGGCGGAGATGGTCGCTTCCAGCCTGGTGACCGGCCTGTTTTGGCTGAACGTCTTGTTTGTCGGGATCGCCTGGGTCGTCGCCCGGTCGGTCCGCGGGGCCCTGGCCATGATTGTGAGTTTATGCCTGGTGCCGCTTTGCATGCTCGGCGGCATCGGTTGGTTGCACGTGCCGATGGATATCATCTCCGCGCCCGCCACTAATGTTTGCATCGGGATCGCGATCGATTCGATGATTCATCTCGTCTTCGGCGTTCGCCGCGCTCAACGCGACGGGAAAAAAGGATGGGAAGCCTGGGTCGCGGCCCGCGAGGAACAGTGGCGCGGAATCGTTTATTCCGACGTGATCATTGCGGCCGGTTTCGCCATTTTTGTGTTATCGGATTTCCCCCCGACGCAGCGTTTTGGCCTGGTAGTGCTCGCCGGCACGATTATCGACATCCTGGCCAATCTTGTCGTCCTGCCCCTTCTTGGCGGCGCCCAGTGGAAGACGAAACGGACCGCATAGGGCATCTCTGAGGCACAGCCGGAGCATTTGCGGTTGCGTTCGAAGTCTGATGCTGCATAATCACGCTCCTAGACGCGGGGTGGAGCAGCCTGGTAGCTCGTCAGGCTCATAACCTGAAGGCCGCGGGTTCAAATCCCGCCCCCGCAACCAATTTCTGAATGGTAGGGCGAGACTCTGTCGAGCCGTCGATCGAATTCGCGCTTGCCCATTATGGGTCGGCAGGCATTTTACGAATCGCCATCACGATCCAGCGTAGCTCAGTGGTAGAGCGGTCGGCTGTTAACCGATTGGTCGTAGGTTCAAATCCTACCGCTGGAGCCACTCCGGAGGTCTCTCCACGATTTACTTTCGCTGCGAAAAGGAATCGAATCGCGACGTGGGGAAAAAGGCTAAGACGGAATCCAACATCCTCGTCGGCACGGCGAGCTGGTCGGACCCGGGGTTCGTCGAGCATTGGTATCCGAAGAAAATGCCGGCGGGCGATCGGCTGGGTTGGTACGCCGGGCATTTCGAGATGGTCGAGGTGAACTCGACGTTTTATTCGGCGCCGGATCCGCGAATGGTCGAGCGCTGGTGTTACGCCACGCCAGCGGGGTTCGTTTTCGACGTGAAACTGCATCAGTTGCTTTCGCGGCATTCGACGAACCTGAAGCTGCTTCCGCCGGCTTTGCAGAAAGCCGCCGAGACCGATGCTAAAGGCAAAGTGACGCTGACGCCGGAAATCGAAATGGCGATGGTCGAACAATTTCGCCGCTCGCTCGCCATCCTGGAGGCCGCGGGAAAGCTCGGCGCGTTGCTCCTGCAATTGTCGCCCGGCTTCTCGCCCCGAAAAAACAATCTAGGAGAGCTCGATGATTTGTTGGACGCGCTCGAAGGTTACCGGCTGGCGATTGAGCTCCGGAATCGAAACTGGGTGAGCGACGAAAATCGCGAAGCGACCTTCGATTTTTTCCGGCGAAAGTCCGCAACCCTCGTGGCGGTGGACGCGCCGGTGGAAAAACACTTCACCATCATGCCGCCGGACCTCAATACGATTACCAATCCGAAGCTAGCTTACTTGCGGCTTCACGGACGGGATGCCCGCGCTTACACGACCGGCAAGACTGTCGCCGCGCGCTTCAATTACGATTACAGCGACGAGGAAATCGACGAAGTCGCGAATCGTGCTCGCAACCTGGCGAAGGAGACAAAAGAAGTGCACGTGGTGTTTAACAACAATGCCCGAGACTATGCGCCGCACGCCGCCTTGCGAATGCGGAAGGCCCTCGGCCAAATGATTCCGCCCACGGCCCGGCAATCGGAGCTATTCTAAAATCATGAGCGAGCCGGCCTCGAAGGAAACGAAACCGGAAGACGCGAAAGAGCGTCCCGGGCTCTGGCGCCGGCTGAACCGCTGGATGCGCGCCCATCACATGACCTTGATGACGCTGCCGGATACTCCTCACGCGATCGCGCTCGGATCGGCCATCGGGATGTTTTTCGGGTTTACGCCGCTCTTCACGATGAAGACGTTGCTCGCGTTTCTGATCACGTGGCTCTGCCGCGCCAACAAGACGGCCGCTGTGATCACGGTGACGTTGCACGACGTTCTCCTGCCGCTCGTCCCGGCGATGTTCTTCTGGCAATACCGGCTTGGAATGTGGGCCCTGTATGGGCGCATGCCCCAACGTCCCGGCTTCCGGCGAGTGGCTCTCTGGGACTTTATGGAATGGACCACCTTCCTGACGGTGGGCCGGCCGATTCTGGTGGGATCGCTTTTCTTCGCCGTTCCCGCGGCTCTTCTCGTCTATTTCGGGCTTCGCGGAGTTCTCATCCGGGCCCACGCGCGCCGGGTGGAAAAAACAGAATAATTACTGCGAAGACCGAGAGTCGCCTCACTACTGAGCGCCACGGTCGTAGACCTCGACAAGACCGACTCCGGTTCCGCCGTTCAGTCCGGCCAGGATTGCCGTGTAGGCGCCCGCCGGGAGCATAATTGCGATCGCGGCGTCCTCCGGGAAGAGCGGGGCAAGGTGAGCTGCGCTCAATTCCGCGGCTTGGGCGGGATCGTCCTGCCAATTGTTGTTGGCGATGAGAAGCGCTCCGTTGCTATCGCGCAATTCCAGGGTCGGATCGGCCAGCGCGTTTGGAATACCATAAAGGGCAAGAATCGGCCCGAGACCACGGATCACGATTCGGCCCGGGCCGGTTGCGGGAGGATTTCTCCATTCACCGCTGAGGATGAAACCCGCAATCACGACATCGTTACCCGTGCCGACCAAGCCGCGGGTGCTGATATTTTGCAGCGGGAAGTAAGGGGTACGTCCGAGGTTATAAATCTCCACCAAAGCCGCCCCGGACGTATCATTTTTGCCTTGCAGGATGGCGGTATAACTTCCGGCTTCCAGCAGCACCCCAGTCGCTGCTTCCAGATCGTAAAAGGGCGCCAGATTTGAGCCTTGGATCAAAATCGCCTCTGGGTCGTCTCTCCAATTATCGTTCGTCCGCACGTCGAACCCGAAGGGGCCATGCAACTCCAGGACGGGATCGGCGAGAACGTTCGGGACGCCGCTGATTTCCAAGGTAGGTCCCAGACCTCGAAGGACTATTCTGGTGCGGCCATTGATGATAAACCCGGCGATAGCGGCGCTGTCCCCAGTTCCGACTCGCATCCGCGTCGATAGGTTGAGGGCGTGCATGGGGTAGCCATTCGGGATGGGGGTTGCGGTCGGGACTGGTGTCGGGGTGGCGGGGGGTGGCGTCCCGGTCGCGCTTGGCGTGGCTGTCGGAGTTGCATTGCTGGGATCCGGACCCTGAATCGCAGCCACGAAAGGGGTCCCGGTCTTGAAGAAGCCGATCGTCGCCGTCGCCGCATGCGGGGGGCGGTTGGAATCGAACCGGAAATTGTACAACGTCCCCCAGCGAATGGCGTTCGCGTTCTGGTTTTGCGCGAACGTCTCCGAACTCCAGCTGAGCGAGCTGGCGGTTTCGTTCGAACTCCAGGCCGCGTTGCTGTAACCCGCATCCCCGAGAGTTCCATCGTGGGGGAACCCAGGATGATTCAGCGGCGCATGGAACCCCGCGTTGCTCACCGCGATCGTGCCTCCCAGGGGCACACTGACGGATTGAATCGCGCGATCCAGATTCATGTTGTAAATCGCGTACTCGTAATGCCACATCCCGCCGGCTGGGCCGGAGACTTTGCTGGCGATAAAGGCCCGGCCATCTTCTCCCGGCACGGGTTCGATGGCGGTGATGGTGGCTCCGGACCAGGCGTTGAGCGCAGGGGACATTCGGACCGTGTTTTCCGCTGGGGCAAAGGTTATATCCGCCCCTACCGAGAACCGGCGATACGAAACGTTGTTGAACATGTTGCACTCCCCAGGATGCGCCTGACACCACGCATATTCGCTTGGGGTGACGTATTGAACCTCGGCGTAATAGGTCGCCCCGGGGTTCGTCGCAGGCACCAGGTCATTGCGTTCGACAAGGAGCCGATGAGATGTGCCGGTCTCGGTGTGGCCAGTGTGGTCCATGGCATTCGACGGAAAGACACCTGTAAAAGGATTCACCCAGGCTCGTGAGCCCAGGCCGTTCTGCATTGCATTTTGGGACGAGAAGTAGGGGTCGGAGCACCCCGGCTCGAGATGAGTGGATTCGCTGGCGCTGCAGCCGAAGCCGCACTCATCGGCGTTCGCCGATCCGAACGTGTGCTTGATCCAGGCCTGGCCCACCTGCTCAAAGCGTTCGGCGTTACCGGTTCCTCCGCTCATTCGATAGAGATTCTGTGCTATCACAGCGTGGCTCGTATTGGGGAGGGGTATAAAATCAACCTGGACGTTTCCGGCGTTGCAACTGTCCGTTCCCATGCCGAGACCGAGCTGGGAGGACGATGTTCCGCTGGCGCCATACACAGCGAGGTTAGGGACATCGCCGACAATGATGTCAGGACCAGGGACAAGACTGCCCGCCACGCTGAAATCGGCGGCCCCAAGCCAGGCGAATAACAGTGAGAGTGCGAAAGTGAAATGCCGGGATCGCCTGGTTAACATCGTTGGAACGCTCCTACTGCAGGGCCCATTCGGAAGGCGATGGAAGTCCCCGTTTAAGACGCCAATCGCCCCCGCGCAGGCGGTGACTTCGCTTTTAGAAGTTTTGGGCGGGAAAAGCGATCTTTTTTTCTGGTCCTGGACGTGGCATCGATAAAGCGGCCGAAAGCCGGTCGGCCACCGCTTCCTGGTTGTTCGGCCCGCGGCAACACTGCCGATCAGGAATCTGCTTTGATCAGGGGAAGGGGGCGGATAGTTTGCCCCATGAAATCCAAGATTATCGCGTTCGCTCTGGCCCTGGCATTCTTCCTTCCCGGTCTTGCGAAGGCCAAGACGCTCAAGTTTCCCAAGGACGATCCGGAATTCTCGGTCACCTTCACGAATAACTGGAAGGCTGAGATCACCAGCGCCGGAATTATTAGCGCCCAGCCCAAAGGCGCCGGCTACGCCCTGAGCATATTCCCGGTCGCTTCGAAGAACGCGCGGGACGCGATCGATGAAACGGCCCAGGAAGTGGAGAAGCGTTTCACCAACATCAAGCCGGATGAGCCGGTCGAATACAAGAACGCCAATAACATTACCTTTCTCGAGCGCGACATGACGGGCAAAGACAAAGGGGAAGCCCGCGCCCTGGCCATTGTGGCTTTCAGTCCGGGCGGGAAAAGCTTTTATGCGCTTTTCCAGGCGAGCACGCCGGAGGCCGACAAAAAATACACGCAAGACGTCATCGCCATCGTCAAATCAATTACGTCATTGAAAAAGAGCAGCAATGACGACGACGAATAGACTCCGCGTGCCTTGTTGGAGACGGCCTGCCTTCAGGCCGTTGAGGGAAACCGTGGCCTTGCGTTCCGCCACCGGCACGATGGCGTGCCGGCTCCATGAAGGCGGTTGCGGAAAGAGACTGGCAGCGCGTACGGGAATCGAACCCGTCTTTCGGCCTTGAGAGGGCCACGTCCTAACCGATAGACGAACGCGCCACGCTTGTCGGCGAAAAGGCTAGCGGCAAATCCGAGTTCGGCAAGCCGTCGCCAAGGGGAGCAAATTCGTTAGGCTGACCACCAGCTCAACGAGGGCGGGCGGTCGCTTCCGGGTGAACTCTTGGTTGGGCGAGGCTGTCGAGGACCGCTTTCTTTTTTCCTTCGAGATAGGCCTTCACGTCGGGCGCCGAAGCGAGCGATTGCATGCGAGCGTAAAAGACCCGGTAGTAGGCGCGCATCCGCTCGCGCTTTTCCAGGTCCGTCCGGGCGGTTTTAATCTCGGCTTTCGCCGCGATCACTTCCGGATCGAGCGACGCTCGATTCTGGAGCTGGCGCCATTCGACATGGAGCCGGTATTCCTCAGCCGCCTGGCCGAGAGAGGATTTTTGGAACGCGGCATCGAGCTCGGTCAACGGAGGAACGCTTTTCTTCGGCGCAGAGGAGGAGGAAGAGTTGGGGACATTCGGAGCCGGCACCAGCGGGGAGGGTTCCACGGCCATAGGGATTTCGGGAATGTTGAGCTGAGGGCGAGCGCTGGCGCTGGGGGAAGGCGCTTCCGTCGCGGCCGGGAGTGGCGGTTCCTGCCCGCGAGACATTGGCCGGCAAAACAAGAGGACTGCGCACACAGTCGTCACCAAAAGAGATTTCATTCGAGCCTTTGACGATGGTCGGGGTGACAGGATTCGAACCTGCGACCTCCTGGTCCCAAACCAGGCGCTCTACCAAGCTAAGCTACACCCCGGGGTCGCGCGTCACTTACCACGCTCCCGGTCAGGTTGCACCCGGAATCTCAGTTGCGCGTCCGATCTCGAGAGATCGGACGCGGATTAGTAACGTGTGCGCGCGCGATGAGGTTCGGAAATAAGGCCTTGCGGCTCTTCAGATAAGGCCGAAGCTAAGACCCTCGATCGCAATTCCGGAACGTGCGCGGGCGTTCCAAACGCGCCTCATGTTTAAGCACGATAAGCTCAACCTTTTTCTTTTCATCATCCTGGTCGGGCTTCAGGTGCTCGGATTCATTGCCCTCTGCACGCAGTTTGAATGGATTTATCTGCCGATCATGCTCGCCATTTATTTTTGGGCGGGAATCAGCACCACGCTTTATCTGCACCGCTACCTGACGCATCGCGGGTTTGAAATGCCGGGCTGGCTGAAATTCTTTTTTGCC includes these proteins:
- a CDS encoding MMPL family transporter encodes the protein MKLSSFMGKMPVPFAVHWWMLVLTGLLLGVVATFVDLKPVVEENFFFAASDPGVRQSQKIEKRFPAQPEMILTVSARDISSPKYLSRLQRLTQKVEAIDEVSSVKSLTNGPKSFQDARASPFWSRLLIAKNGKASNLIVFMERGKDPGKPIKRLEEIMHELEEKDFEIHLAGAPYVVERIRRSLTHDFWYFSLTAVVLFGLTMAAMFRSVRVFLGMLATCTSAVLLTLLLQSLFGKKIGVLTVNLGTIVFVVALSHLVYLTFNWQTLSKRLGKESSSLVAAALRMTFPASFWSMICASLGFASLLIVQAQPLRELGFGGVLGSVVALLCAYLMYPPFLRWAVPHKTKLVEVEPPRRFWSRRFVLPAAAVILISVVLGFGLFRVNTDPSLLDYFKPNEELREGLEYVDRNGGSNPLTLVVSAADGSKLNTDAAYEKLWTLQAALENYKSVGAVVSLPILLAEGDRAPFSFFISYETMMRMLEQPKYSRIGKSFVNEDRTQAVFLLRMIETRRDKLRSEVVDDLRSIVRKHGFKPALVGGIYYLQGRLAEMVASSLVTGLFWLNVLFVGIAWVVARSVRGALAMIVSLCLVPLCMLGGIGWLHVPMDIISAPATNVCIGIAIDSMIHLVFGVRRAQRDGKKGWEAWVAAREEQWRGIVYSDVIIAAGFAIFVLSDFPPTQRFGLVVLAGTIIDILANLVVLPLLGGAQWKTKRTA
- a CDS encoding DUF72 domain-containing protein codes for the protein MGKKAKTESNILVGTASWSDPGFVEHWYPKKMPAGDRLGWYAGHFEMVEVNSTFYSAPDPRMVERWCYATPAGFVFDVKLHQLLSRHSTNLKLLPPALQKAAETDAKGKVTLTPEIEMAMVEQFRRSLAILEAAGKLGALLLQLSPGFSPRKNNLGELDDLLDALEGYRLAIELRNRNWVSDENREATFDFFRRKSATLVAVDAPVEKHFTIMPPDLNTITNPKLAYLRLHGRDARAYTTGKTVAARFNYDYSDEEIDEVANRARNLAKETKEVHVVFNNNARDYAPHAALRMRKALGQMIPPTARQSELF
- a CDS encoding DUF2062 domain-containing protein, whose amino-acid sequence is MSEPASKETKPEDAKERPGLWRRLNRWMRAHHMTLMTLPDTPHAIALGSAIGMFFGFTPLFTMKTLLAFLITWLCRANKTAAVITVTLHDVLLPLVPAMFFWQYRLGMWALYGRMPQRPGFRRVALWDFMEWTTFLTVGRPILVGSLFFAVPAALLVYFGLRGVLIRAHARRVEKTE